A portion of the Verrucomicrobiota bacterium genome contains these proteins:
- a CDS encoding segregation/condensation protein A: MESEYKVQLEAFEGPLDLLLYLVKKDEVDIYDISIERITTQYLEYLETFEVLHIEVAGEFLVMAANLLYIKSRTLLPKDQQLPEEEAEEDDPRWELIRQLIEYRKFKEAAAHLRDQEDLQAALFPRAVSLDPAHAPLLDDNLLIGDIGIFDLINAFQRALKRLPVEEKQGEIYEETFTVTDRINHLMGLVDRGVSMRFEELFGQASTRSELVVTFLAILELIRMKQFRVRQEEQFGEIWLDRTLSDEEEIIPAEPLIEHSHE; this comes from the coding sequence ATGGAGTCGGAATACAAAGTCCAGCTGGAGGCCTTCGAGGGCCCCCTCGACCTGCTGCTCTACCTCGTCAAGAAGGACGAGGTGGACATTTATGATATTTCGATCGAGCGGATTACGACCCAGTATCTGGAGTATCTCGAGACGTTCGAGGTTCTGCATATCGAGGTGGCCGGCGAGTTCTTGGTCATGGCGGCTAACCTGCTTTACATCAAGAGTCGGACTTTGCTTCCCAAGGATCAGCAGCTCCCCGAAGAGGAGGCCGAAGAGGATGATCCGCGCTGGGAGCTCATCCGCCAACTCATTGAATACCGGAAGTTCAAGGAAGCGGCGGCCCATCTCCGTGACCAAGAAGATCTTCAGGCGGCTCTATTTCCCCGCGCGGTCTCGCTCGATCCTGCCCATGCCCCCCTTCTCGATGACAATCTGCTGATCGGCGATATCGGCATCTTCGACCTCATCAATGCTTTCCAGCGGGCGCTCAAACGCCTTCCTGTTGAGGAAAAGCAGGGAGAGATCTACGAGGAAACTTTCACGGTCACGGATCGGATCAACCACCTGATGGGCCTTGTCGATCGCGGCGTCTCGATGCGCTTTGAGGAGCTTTTTGGGCAAGCCTCCACGCGTTCCGAACTGGTCGTTACATTCCTTGCCATCCTTGAACTGATCCGGATGAAACAATTCCGCGTGCGTCAGGAGGAACAATTCGGTGAAATCTGGCTGGATCGCACCCTCTCGGACGAGGAGGAGATCATCCCTGCAGAACCTCTGATCGAACATTCCCATGAGT
- the cobA gene encoding uroporphyrinogen-III C-methyltransferase has translation MKTPSEKSSKKPSAAAEPIEGICHLVGAGPGDPGLLTLRGRECLERADVVIYDYLSNAEFLRFAPASAEKIYAGKTAGQHALKQEETNALLVKFTREGKRVVRLKGGDPFLFGRGGEEAAELAAAGLRFEIVPGVTSAIGGLAYAGIPVTHRASNAVLTIFTGHEEPDKKTSGIDYKAIASAPGTKVMLMGVERLAAITGQLTQAGMSTETPVALVRWATTGRHQTLVGTLGTIAGLAEEKQFKAPAVAVFGDVVNLRETLNWFETRPLFGRRIAVTRTRQQAGDLLASLRELGADAYELPTIRIEPPADKTAFIEAMLDVRTYDWIVFTSPNGVEAFFTAFFAAHEDARDLGGARIAVIGNGTAKKVREYHYAVDLIPEEFVAESLLKSFKELNVENLKMLLPRAAGAREMLAIQLEELGAIVDDVPVYQTVPETEDVSGGIRRFREEGADMITFTSASTADHFMALGLSLPVGLKTASIGPVTSSEMKKLGLPIDLEATQHDIPGLVAAIRGFYNPSL, from the coding sequence ATGAAAACACCTTCTGAAAAATCCTCCAAGAAACCCTCCGCGGCCGCAGAACCTATCGAGGGAATCTGCCATCTGGTTGGTGCCGGCCCCGGCGATCCGGGACTGCTGACACTACGAGGACGCGAGTGCCTGGAGCGTGCCGACGTGGTGATCTACGACTACCTGAGCAATGCGGAGTTTCTCCGTTTTGCCCCCGCCTCCGCCGAAAAGATCTATGCAGGCAAGACAGCCGGACAACATGCGCTGAAGCAGGAGGAGACCAATGCGCTGCTGGTTAAGTTCACCCGTGAGGGAAAGCGGGTGGTGCGCCTCAAGGGCGGTGATCCCTTTCTCTTTGGCCGTGGAGGAGAGGAGGCTGCAGAACTCGCCGCAGCCGGACTTCGCTTCGAGATCGTTCCAGGGGTCACCTCCGCAATCGGGGGTTTGGCCTATGCCGGCATTCCCGTCACCCACCGCGCCAGCAATGCCGTGCTCACGATCTTCACCGGCCATGAGGAGCCGGACAAAAAGACCTCCGGTATCGACTACAAGGCGATCGCTTCGGCGCCCGGCACGAAGGTGATGCTGATGGGTGTGGAGCGCCTGGCCGCCATCACAGGGCAGCTTACGCAGGCGGGAATGTCCACGGAGACCCCTGTGGCTCTTGTACGCTGGGCGACGACAGGCCGTCATCAGACCTTAGTCGGGACACTGGGCACAATCGCCGGACTGGCTGAGGAGAAACAGTTCAAAGCCCCCGCCGTGGCGGTTTTCGGCGATGTCGTGAATCTCCGGGAGACGCTGAACTGGTTCGAGACACGCCCTCTCTTTGGTCGACGCATCGCAGTGACGCGCACGCGTCAGCAGGCGGGTGACTTGCTTGCCTCACTCCGGGAACTCGGCGCCGATGCCTATGAGCTTCCGACCATCCGGATCGAGCCTCCCGCCGACAAGACCGCCTTCATCGAAGCGATGCTCGATGTTCGCACCTACGACTGGATCGTCTTTACAAGCCCGAACGGGGTGGAGGCATTTTTCACGGCCTTCTTCGCCGCCCATGAGGATGCCCGCGACCTCGGCGGGGCGCGCATCGCCGTGATCGGCAACGGCACCGCCAAAAAAGTGCGCGAGTACCACTATGCGGTGGATCTGATCCCGGAGGAATTTGTGGCCGAGTCGTTGCTGAAATCCTTCAAGGAGCTCAACGTCGAAAACCTCAAGATGCTGCTCCCTCGTGCCGCCGGAGCCCGTGAGATGCTGGCAATCCAGCTTGAGGAGCTCGGAGCCATCGTGGATGACGTGCCCGTTTACCAGACCGTTCCCGAAACGGAGGATGTCTCCGGAGGGATCCGCCGCTTCCGGGAGGAGGGGGCGGATATGATCACCTTCACCAGTGCTTCAACGGCAGATCACTTCATGGCACTCGGACTTTCTCTGCCCGTGGGACTCAAGACCGCCAGCATCGGGCCTGTCACGTCGTCGGAAATGAAAAAACTCGGACTTCCGATCGATTTGGAAGCAACCCAGCACGATATTCCCGGGTTGGTGGCTGCAATCCGGGGTTTTTATAACCCAAGCCTCTGA
- a CDS encoding 16S rRNA (uracil(1498)-N(3))-methyltransferase: MSTHRFYLPPARWAEEVPELDPADSHHCADVLRSETGDTVVVFDGLGRVAEAELLAVHRKHCLLRIGQSHTSSPLRCTITLVQAIPKGKNMDLVIQKAVELGAASVIPLLSERTVVRLEDAADAARKQERWQSIAVEACKQCGQNRMPRIGLPVTSKEFFADLPPADLLLIASLEPDARPVKEVLAAYSAAKGSPPSSILVMVGPEGDFTPGELALAKAAGAAPITLGPIILRTETAALYCLSVLGHELF, encoded by the coding sequence ATGTCGACGCATCGTTTTTATCTCCCGCCAGCACGTTGGGCAGAGGAGGTCCCTGAGCTGGATCCTGCCGACTCTCATCACTGCGCCGATGTCCTGAGGTCTGAAACCGGCGATACGGTGGTGGTCTTCGATGGTCTGGGAAGGGTCGCCGAGGCGGAACTGCTCGCGGTGCATCGCAAACATTGCTTACTGCGGATAGGGCAGTCTCATACCAGCTCTCCGCTCCGGTGCACGATCACACTGGTCCAAGCCATCCCCAAGGGTAAAAACATGGATCTCGTCATCCAGAAGGCCGTGGAGTTGGGTGCGGCGTCCGTGATCCCGCTCCTTTCAGAGAGAACGGTGGTACGTCTGGAGGATGCTGCTGATGCCGCACGTAAGCAGGAGCGCTGGCAGTCGATCGCGGTCGAGGCCTGCAAGCAGTGTGGTCAGAACCGGATGCCCCGGATCGGTCTGCCCGTGACGAGCAAAGAGTTCTTCGCGGATCTTCCTCCTGCAGATCTTCTACTTATCGCCTCGCTGGAACCGGATGCCCGTCCCGTGAAGGAGGTGCTCGCCGCCTATTCGGCTGCCAAGGGATCTCCACCATCAAGCATCCTGGTCATGGTGGGTCCAGAAGGGGACTTCACGCCTGGCGAGTTAGCTTTGGCAAAGGCTGCGGGGGCGGCTCCGATCACTCTTGGCCCGATAATCCTGCGCACGGAGACTGCCGCCCTCTATTGCCTGAGCGTGCTTGGGCATGAGCTATTCTAG
- the hemA gene encoding glutamyl-tRNA reductase, producing MNILCAGLNHRTAHLDVRERFAVRESEMEEMLGRLRDIDGVSGAVMLSTCNRVELYASSLCPMRALEGFRSILAERAGLEAPLYYHATPQAVRHLFRVASGLDSMVIGETEILGQVKKAYSVAADAGAATRPLHKLFQHAFRVAKSVRTETQITSGPTSIGSVAVELAGKIFGSLEDRRVMILGAGEISERTARSLQSRGVRSVIVSNRTYERAAQLAAEIGGMALHFDHWEKSFADIDILISSTNAPHAILTPEKLAPLMKLRRGAPLFVIDLAVPRDADPAINEMEGVFLYDIDSLEQIAAQSLDIRRQEVVRCESLIEQHVGGFISWMRSIHAPESHAFSRAV from the coding sequence ATGAATATCCTCTGCGCAGGCCTCAACCACCGCACCGCGCATCTCGACGTGCGGGAGCGGTTTGCCGTGCGCGAGTCGGAGATGGAAGAAATGCTCGGCAGATTGCGCGACATCGATGGCGTCTCCGGCGCCGTCATGCTCTCCACCTGCAACCGGGTCGAGCTCTATGCTTCAAGCCTCTGTCCCATGAGGGCCCTGGAGGGATTCCGATCCATCCTTGCCGAGCGCGCGGGTTTGGAAGCCCCCCTCTATTATCACGCCACGCCCCAAGCGGTGAGGCATCTCTTCCGGGTGGCTAGCGGTCTCGACTCGATGGTAATCGGCGAGACGGAGATCCTCGGTCAGGTCAAGAAGGCCTACTCTGTGGCTGCGGATGCCGGAGCGGCGACACGTCCCCTTCACAAACTCTTCCAGCACGCCTTCCGTGTCGCCAAGTCGGTCCGGACTGAGACCCAGATCACCAGCGGTCCGACCTCGATTGGGTCCGTGGCGGTGGAGCTTGCAGGCAAGATTTTCGGATCTCTGGAGGACCGCCGCGTTATGATCCTGGGAGCCGGTGAGATCAGCGAGCGTACGGCCCGAAGCCTTCAGTCCCGCGGAGTGCGCAGCGTCATCGTCTCCAACCGCACCTACGAGCGTGCAGCTCAGCTTGCGGCTGAGATCGGTGGCATGGCGCTGCATTTCGACCATTGGGAAAAATCCTTCGCCGATATCGACATCCTGATCAGTTCCACCAATGCCCCCCATGCAATCCTGACCCCGGAAAAGCTCGCGCCCCTAATGAAGCTGCGCCGCGGTGCACCGCTCTTCGTGATCGATCTGGCCGTGCCGCGCGACGCCGATCCCGCAATCAACGAGATGGAAGGGGTTTTTCTCTACGACATCGACAGCTTGGAGCAGATCGCCGCCCAGTCTCTCGACATTCGCCGCCAGGAAGTCGTCCGATGCGAATCACTCATCGAGCAGCATGTCGGAGGCTTTATCAGCTGGATGAGGAGCATCCATGCACCTGAGTCCCATGCTTTCAGCAGGGCGGTGTGA
- the hemC gene encoding hydroxymethylbilane synthase has protein sequence MNPPSESDLKPLILGTRGSDLALAQSRLVRAALEKAHPGLSVQLKTITTTGDARTAMPLHEPTAEGAGLFTKQLEEALLRGEIDLAVHSLKDLPVQTPAGLTLAAILPRAPVDDLLVSRHPGGLAGLPPGSTVGSSSPRRALLLKARRPDLNLIPIRGNVPTRLAKVAAGSPFDATILAAAGLGRLGHDLSLGILEIEGLTLWLESLEWMLPAPGQGAIAVECRVGDAAEALLSVLNHGPTSRCVEAERLVLRHLGGGCHLALGALATETAEGIALNAVFIPHPNSDAAPLTASAIAPSPADVARIVADQLLSS, from the coding sequence ATGAATCCCCCATCAGAATCAGACTTGAAGCCCCTGATCCTCGGAACACGGGGAAGCGATCTGGCTTTAGCCCAGAGCAGGTTGGTTCGTGCAGCTCTAGAAAAAGCCCATCCGGGTCTTTCCGTTCAGCTCAAGACTATCACCACCACCGGCGATGCTCGGACTGCAATGCCTCTCCACGAGCCGACCGCCGAGGGTGCGGGACTCTTCACTAAGCAACTCGAGGAGGCGTTGCTCCGTGGGGAGATCGATCTTGCCGTCCACAGTCTGAAGGATCTTCCGGTCCAGACGCCTGCCGGACTGACGCTTGCCGCCATTCTGCCCCGGGCCCCCGTTGATGATCTGCTGGTGTCCCGTCATCCTGGTGGTCTTGCGGGACTTCCCCCGGGATCAACAGTCGGCTCAAGCAGTCCCCGCCGGGCCTTGCTCCTGAAGGCACGTCGTCCTGATCTCAATCTCATTCCGATCCGTGGCAATGTCCCCACCCGTCTGGCTAAGGTGGCTGCCGGGTCTCCCTTCGATGCCACCATCCTGGCCGCGGCCGGACTTGGCCGTCTCGGGCACGATCTCTCCCTTGGTATTCTGGAGATCGAGGGGTTGACGTTGTGGCTGGAGTCCCTGGAATGGATGCTCCCGGCCCCAGGCCAGGGGGCTATCGCTGTGGAGTGCAGGGTTGGTGATGCTGCGGAAGCTTTGCTTTCGGTGCTGAATCATGGGCCCACGTCCCGGTGCGTCGAGGCTGAGCGCCTTGTGCTCAGGCATCTCGGGGGAGGATGTCATCTGGCGCTTGGGGCTCTCGCGACGGAGACTGCGGAGGGCATCGCCTTGAATGCGGTCTTTATCCCGCATCCCAATTCCGACGCTGCCCCTCTCACAGCCAGCGCTATAGCCCCAAGTCCCGCCGACGTTGCAAGAATTGTCGCCGATCAACTTCTCTCATCATGA
- the folE2 gene encoding GTP cyclohydrolase FolE2: MSDAHLSDTQNLPDDRQIPIDRVGVKDLRYPIRVRDKSHTEQGTIATVQLTVDLPHHFKGTHMSRFVEALNSHGPVLHVRNIRDILVQLSERLESDQAHVAFEFPYFIEKPAPVTGAVGLIDYTVRFSATLVGGPKGKVDFVVTVVVPVTTLCPCSKAISDSGAHNQRGHVTYSVRCAKPMWIEEMIRLVEDSASSELYSLLKRPDEKFVTERAYANPVFVEDLVRNVAGRSEQDPNILWYRVEAENFESIHNHNAYALVERKSSRDGLS, encoded by the coding sequence ATGTCCGATGCACACCTTTCCGACACGCAGAATCTGCCCGATGACCGGCAGATCCCGATCGACCGAGTAGGGGTCAAAGACCTGCGCTATCCGATCCGGGTCCGTGACAAGAGCCACACGGAGCAGGGGACAATCGCCACGGTCCAGCTGACAGTCGATCTGCCCCATCATTTCAAGGGGACTCACATGAGCCGTTTCGTGGAGGCATTGAATTCTCACGGACCGGTTCTCCATGTCCGCAATATCCGTGATATTCTGGTGCAACTCTCAGAGCGTTTGGAGAGCGATCAGGCCCATGTTGCCTTCGAGTTCCCTTATTTCATCGAGAAGCCGGCCCCAGTCACGGGTGCGGTCGGCTTGATCGATTACACGGTTCGATTCAGCGCGACGCTTGTGGGGGGGCCCAAGGGGAAGGTCGATTTTGTGGTCACGGTGGTCGTGCCAGTCACCACGCTTTGTCCGTGCTCGAAGGCGATCAGTGATTCCGGAGCCCATAATCAGCGCGGCCATGTGACCTACTCCGTCCGCTGTGCCAAGCCGATGTGGATCGAGGAGATGATCCGTCTGGTCGAGGACTCTGCCAGTTCCGAGCTCTACAGCCTGCTGAAGCGTCCCGATGAGAAGTTCGTCACGGAACGGGCCTACGCGAATCCCGTCTTCGTCGAGGATCTGGTGCGCAATGTTGCCGGTCGCTCGGAGCAGGATCCCAATATCCTCTGGTACCGGGTGGAGGCGGAGAATTTCGAGTCGATTCACAATCACAACGCCTATGCGCTGGTCGAGCGCAAGAGCTCCCGCGATGGGTTAAGCTAG
- the ccsA gene encoding cytochrome c biogenesis protein CcsA: MERIALLTSTLFYLFSFGHTLYALGAGRFQPGRFNFIAMALGALTQGWYLSLRGAAEHACPIGNLSETLIFLSWSISLIYLVIGATYRLSLMGAFTAPLVLLLQIVALLLPNEVHVGFFRPNPWVETHAALSLVAFGAFGLAAVAGLMFLVQEGQLKSRRPEPIFHHLPPINILSEATLRLLWVGFLLLSLSFASGLLAHLAVAGGKFFFSIFIWLFYAAILFGANSGVLSGRRFAWASSVAFLLALILLPVIEHLSSRS, from the coding sequence ATGGAACGCATCGCCCTGCTTACCTCAACACTCTTCTACCTCTTCAGCTTTGGCCACACGCTCTATGCGCTTGGGGCCGGGCGCTTCCAGCCGGGAAGGTTTAATTTCATCGCCATGGCGCTGGGGGCGTTGACTCAGGGATGGTATCTCTCCCTACGCGGTGCTGCGGAGCATGCCTGCCCGATCGGGAACCTCTCAGAGACATTGATCTTCCTCTCTTGGTCGATCTCCCTGATCTATTTGGTGATTGGAGCGACCTATAGGCTTTCCCTGATGGGGGCGTTCACCGCCCCGCTTGTTCTGCTTCTCCAGATTGTGGCGCTCCTGCTTCCGAACGAGGTTCATGTCGGTTTCTTCCGTCCCAACCCGTGGGTGGAAACCCATGCCGCCCTTTCGCTCGTCGCCTTCGGGGCCTTTGGCCTGGCTGCTGTCGCGGGACTGATGTTCCTAGTGCAGGAGGGACAGCTAAAGTCCCGCCGCCCCGAGCCGATCTTCCATCATCTTCCCCCCATCAATATTCTCTCCGAGGCGACGCTTCGCCTGCTCTGGGTTGGTTTCCTGCTTCTCTCCCTGAGTTTTGCCTCGGGTCTCTTGGCTCATCTTGCAGTCGCGGGCGGGAAGTTCTTTTTTTCGATCTTCATCTGGCTTTTCTACGCCGCCATCCTGTTCGGTGCTAACTCCGGCGTTCTCTCCGGAAGGCGCTTTGCATGGGCCTCCTCTGTGGCATTCCTTTTGGCCCTCATTCTGCTTCCCGTGATCGAGCATCTCTCTAGTCGTTCTTAG
- the raiA gene encoding ribosome-associated translation inhibitor RaiA: MQIHISPRHIQLTAAIHAHVAAKVAHLEEYTDSILATHVVLLFDEHRSKKKDFLVKIHVALPGPDLHAEDAEDDLYSAIDLTVKKLVQQLRKRKTKVKEKAKHKVKVAKEIERHGYRR, translated from the coding sequence ATGCAAATCCACATCAGTCCACGCCATATCCAACTCACTGCAGCCATCCATGCCCATGTGGCCGCGAAGGTTGCTCATCTTGAGGAATACACCGACAGCATCCTTGCCACGCACGTGGTGCTTCTTTTCGACGAGCACCGCTCCAAGAAAAAAGATTTCTTGGTCAAGATCCATGTGGCTCTCCCCGGTCCCGACCTTCATGCAGAGGATGCCGAGGATGATCTTTATTCTGCGATCGATCTGACTGTCAAAAAGCTTGTCCAGCAGCTGCGCAAGAGGAAGACCAAGGTGAAGGAGAAGGCAAAGCACAAGGTCAAAGTCGCCAAGGAGATCGAGCGCCACGGCTACCGCCGCTAG